One part of the Bradyrhizobium sp. CB1650 genome encodes these proteins:
- a CDS encoding MATE family efflux transporter, whose amino-acid sequence MLDTVQPRPQPQAGEPQSHLADEFVETLRLAVPMMLTQLGQIAMITTDLALIGRLGEDSVAAAALAHTVYFVSFTFGLGLMAAVSPLAAQAFGAGDIRRIRRSLRVGLWVALLISLPMMASPLYGEHILLALGQAPQSAALAQRYLNGLAWGIAPALGFIALRSMMSAVNRPQAPLWITLAAIPANAALVYCLIHGLFGLPELGLLGAGLATTLVNLGTFIAALAIAALRKPFADYHPLAHLWRIDWPLMRQLIVIGAPISFSLLMEYGLFSSAALLMGLISTTALAAHQIALQVTAVLFMVPLGIGMAATVRVGHAFGRGEPAAVRRAGLVAALLGIALVSALTIAIILGRYALGRLFFGSGEASAATIELTATLLLVGATFFIADGLQTIMGGALRGINDTRMTLVFAAIGYWCIAFPIAWVLAFHAGLGAVGVWIGLSIGTFVYAGLLILRFGMLTRRLAG is encoded by the coding sequence ATGCTCGATACCGTCCAACCTCGTCCGCAGCCGCAAGCCGGCGAGCCGCAAAGCCATCTCGCCGATGAATTCGTCGAGACGCTGCGGCTGGCCGTGCCGATGATGCTGACGCAGCTCGGGCAGATCGCGATGATCACGACCGATCTCGCGCTGATCGGGCGGCTTGGCGAGGATTCAGTTGCCGCGGCGGCGCTGGCGCATACGGTCTATTTCGTCAGCTTCACCTTCGGACTCGGCCTCATGGCTGCGGTGTCGCCGTTGGCCGCGCAGGCGTTTGGCGCCGGCGACATCAGGCGGATCCGTCGCTCCTTGCGCGTCGGCCTGTGGGTCGCGCTGCTGATCTCGCTGCCGATGATGGCCTCGCCGCTCTATGGCGAGCACATCCTGCTGGCGCTTGGACAGGCGCCGCAGTCCGCTGCGCTCGCCCAGCGCTATCTGAACGGACTGGCCTGGGGCATCGCGCCGGCGCTCGGCTTCATCGCGCTGCGCAGCATGATGAGCGCGGTGAACCGGCCGCAGGCCCCGCTGTGGATCACGCTCGCGGCGATTCCCGCCAATGCCGCACTGGTCTACTGCCTGATCCATGGCCTGTTCGGCCTGCCGGAGCTCGGTCTGCTTGGCGCGGGCCTCGCGACCACGCTCGTCAATCTCGGCACCTTCATCGCCGCGCTTGCCATCGCGGCGTTGCGCAAGCCATTCGCCGACTATCACCCGCTCGCGCATCTCTGGCGGATCGACTGGCCGTTGATGCGCCAGCTCATCGTGATCGGTGCGCCGATCTCGTTCTCGCTGCTGATGGAATATGGTCTGTTCTCCTCGGCCGCGCTGCTGATGGGACTGATCTCGACCACCGCACTCGCTGCGCATCAGATCGCGCTCCAGGTCACGGCTGTCCTGTTCATGGTCCCGCTCGGCATCGGCATGGCGGCCACCGTGCGGGTCGGCCATGCCTTCGGCCGCGGCGAGCCGGCGGCGGTGAGGCGCGCAGGCCTCGTCGCGGCCCTGCTCGGGATCGCACTGGTCTCTGCGCTGACCATTGCAATCATTCTCGGCCGCTATGCGCTGGGGCGGTTGTTCTTCGGCAGCGGCGAGGCGAGCGCGGCCACCATCGAGCTGACGGCGACGCTACTCCTGGTCGGCGCGACCTTCTTCATCGCCGACGGCCTCCAGACCATCATGGGCGGCGCGCTGCGCGGCATCAATGACACAAGGATGACACTGGTGTTCGCGGCGATCGGCTATTGGTGCATCGCCTTTCCCATCGCCTGGGTGCTGGCGTTCCACGCCGGGCTCGGCGCAGTCGGCGTCTGGATCGGGCTGTCGATCGGGACGTTCGTCTATGCGGGGCTCTTGATCTTGCGCTTTGGGATGCTGACGCGCAGATTGGCGGGATGA
- a CDS encoding DUF2867 domain-containing protein yields the protein MIGTVREVAPEVDAGAVLAGAQFIDAYRVEIGASPIDAREACIRMVLHGPRWIDALLRLRNILVTPFGLKTSGEGAPAPHGLIGLFPVVSETPERLVAGFNDYHLDFRLVVELAGEATSRQVTSTTLVRAHNLLGRTYLTLIMPFHKLVVRGMMGRIMEPAR from the coding sequence ATGATCGGGACTGTCCGCGAAGTCGCCCCCGAGGTCGATGCCGGTGCCGTGCTGGCGGGCGCGCAGTTCATCGACGCGTACCGTGTCGAGATCGGCGCGAGCCCCATCGATGCCCGCGAGGCCTGCATCCGGATGGTGCTGCACGGGCCGCGCTGGATCGATGCGCTGCTGCGCCTGCGCAACATCCTGGTGACGCCGTTCGGGCTGAAGACATCGGGCGAAGGCGCGCCGGCGCCGCACGGCCTGATCGGCCTGTTTCCGGTGGTCAGCGAAACGCCGGAGCGGCTGGTCGCGGGCTTCAACGATTATCACCTCGACTTCCGCCTCGTGGTCGAATTGGCGGGCGAAGCCACAAGCCGTCAGGTCACCTCGACCACGCTGGTGCGGGCGCATAATCTGCTCGGCCGGACCTACCTGACCCTCATCATGCCCTTTCACAAGCTCGTGGTCCGCGGCATGATGGGACGGATCATGGAGCCGGCGCGATGA
- the murA gene encoding UDP-N-acetylglucosamine 1-carboxyvinyltransferase, with protein sequence MAPIQYIVEGGQRLSGSIEPSGNKNSALPIIAAALLTEHPVTLQNVPRIRDTETLVELIRSVGASAEWSARNTLVIHAKSIRAADLDPELCIRIRASILLAGPLLARCGEVMLPPPGGDVIGRRRLDTHMLALEQLGAKVTATDRLEFRAPKLTGADVFLDEPSVTATENALVAAVAADGVTYLRNAASEPHVQDLANFLVALGAKIEGIGTNTMIIHGAATLGAATYSIQPDHIEVGSLIGLAAVTRSPLRIVRAGVEHLRSIRMGFERLGIVCRVEGDDLIVPSNQTLKIQDDFGGHVPKLEDQPWPAFPADLMSIAIVTATQCEGVILMFEKMFESRMFFVDKLIAMGARIVLCDPHRAIIAGPSRLRGASMISPDIRAGMAMLLAAVCAEGTSTINNADQIERGYERIEERLNALGAKIKRVPERKS encoded by the coding sequence GTGGCGCCCATCCAATACATCGTCGAGGGCGGTCAGCGGCTCTCGGGCTCGATCGAACCGTCCGGCAACAAGAACTCGGCGCTGCCGATCATCGCGGCCGCGCTGCTCACCGAGCATCCGGTGACGCTCCAGAATGTTCCGCGGATCCGCGACACCGAGACGCTGGTCGAGCTGATCCGCTCGGTCGGCGCGTCGGCGGAATGGAGCGCGCGCAATACGCTCGTCATTCACGCCAAGAGCATCCGCGCCGCCGATCTCGATCCCGAGCTCTGCATCCGCATCCGCGCCTCGATCCTGCTCGCGGGGCCCCTGCTCGCGCGCTGCGGCGAGGTGATGCTGCCGCCGCCCGGCGGCGACGTCATCGGCCGGCGCCGGCTGGACACGCATATGCTGGCGCTGGAACAGCTAGGGGCCAAGGTCACCGCGACCGACCGGCTCGAGTTCCGCGCACCAAAACTGACCGGCGCCGACGTGTTCCTGGACGAGCCGAGCGTCACCGCGACCGAGAATGCACTGGTGGCGGCCGTGGCCGCCGATGGCGTCACCTATTTGCGCAACGCGGCCTCCGAGCCGCACGTGCAGGACCTCGCCAATTTCCTGGTCGCGCTCGGCGCGAAAATCGAGGGCATCGGCACCAACACCATGATCATCCATGGCGCGGCGACGCTGGGCGCGGCGACCTACTCGATCCAGCCCGATCATATCGAGGTCGGCTCGCTGATCGGCTTGGCGGCCGTGACGCGCTCGCCGCTGCGCATCGTGCGCGCCGGCGTCGAGCACCTGCGCTCGATCCGCATGGGGTTCGAGCGGCTCGGCATCGTCTGCCGCGTCGAGGGCGACGATCTGATCGTGCCCTCCAACCAGACGCTGAAGATCCAGGACGACTTTGGCGGCCACGTGCCGAAGCTGGAGGACCAGCCCTGGCCGGCCTTCCCGGCCGACCTGATGTCGATCGCGATCGTCACCGCCACGCAATGCGAGGGCGTGATCCTGATGTTCGAGAAGATGTTCGAATCGCGGATGTTCTTCGTCGACAAGCTGATCGCGATGGGCGCGCGCATCGTGCTGTGCGACCCGCACCGCGCCATCATCGCCGGTCCCAGCCGCCTGCGCGGCGCATCGATGATCTCACCCGACATCCGCGCCGGCATGGCCATGCTGCTCGCCGCGGTCTGCGCCGAGGGGACCTCGACGATCAACAACGCCGACCAGATCGAGCGCGGCTACGAGCGCATCGAGGAACGGCTGAACGCGCTCGGTGCGAAGATCAAGCGCGTGCCCGAGCGGAAGAGCTGA